CACCTTTATAACTAATGTATCCGCAATAATATCTCCCAATCTTTGTCTTTTCTTGCTTAAATAAATTAAAATGATGCTTAGTATATAAAAGCCAGCATATAACTCAATATATCTGAGGATATTTCGAGTAAATATATTCATAAAATCTCTTCCATTTTCCTCATCTATGACTTCAATATTCATTATTGCCTTTCCAAATGTTGAGCCAAATAAAAATTCAAAAAGAAGAAAATAAATCATATGAAGAACCAAAAAAAATCTTATGAAGGAGAGAATAAAGTTTGATGAGCCAAGTGAAATAAAGAATGAAAAACCACAAACAATCAAACAATCAAGAAGATAGGAAATTATTCTTTCCCCAACACCCGCATATTTCAAATCCTTCACAAAATATTCCCTCTTTATTCTCCCCTTCTCCTTCTTTATAAATAAAAAAGAAATAAAAAAAGAAATAATTGAAACAACATAAATCATATCATAAATTCCCGCCCCTCCCATCGAGCCCGCAAACGGGTGC
This window of the Thermoplasmatales archaeon genome carries:
- a CDS encoding DUF1614 domain-containing protein, which produces MLKEIISFTIFVLTPLLLLTYLFFIYQKTFEEMYFGKKEVVLLVIGSSSTMIVDLPVFIYKDYFLALNIGGGLIPILLSLHFFSKKKIPYPKLILGISIVSLITYMVTEVREEGVVSYFPYYLLPPIASSLISLALYFRENTSPVYAYTISTLGVIIGGDFAHLPQLFRHPFAGSMGGAGIYDMIYVVSIISFFISFLFIKKEKGRIKREYFVKDLKYAGVGERIISYLLDCLIVCGFSFFISLGSSNFILSFIRFFLVLHMIYFLLFEFLFGSTFGKAIMNIEVIDEENGRDFMNIFTRNILRYIELYAGFYILSIILIYLSKKRQRLGDIIADTLVIKVKND